The following is a genomic window from Verrucomicrobiota bacterium.
CAAGTTTTTTGTGCTCGACCGCGTCAACCCGATTGGCGGGGCCGTCATCGACGGGCCGGTGCTCAACGGCGAAACCAGTTTCACGGGCTTTCATCCGATTCCTGTCCGCCACGGAATGACCGTTGGCGAGCTGGCGCGGATGTTCAACGTCGAGCGCGGCTTCAATGCCGATCTCACCGTCATTCCCTTGCAAGGCTGGCGCCGCGAGCTGTGGTTCGATGAAACCGGCCTGCCGTGGATCAATCCATCGCCCAACATGCGGAGCTTGACGGAAGCTGCGCTGTATCCGGGCATCGGACTTCTGGAGACCACCGCGCTTTCTGTGGGCCGTGGGACAGGCACGCCGTTTGAAGTCATCGGCGCGCCGTACATCGATGACCTCAAGCTGGCCGCGGAATTGAATCGCCTCGCGCTGCCCGGCGTGCGCTTTGTGCCAATCCGATTCACGCCGAACGCAAGCGTGTTCAAGGACCGGCCTTGCGTCGGCGTGAACATCCTTCTCACGGACCGCGAACGGTGCAGCGCGGTCGATGTGGGCCTCGCGATGGCGCAGACGCTGCATCGGCTCTATGCCGCGGAGTTCGGGCTGGAGAAATTGGACCGGTTGCTCGTCCATCGATCCACGGTGGAAGCGATCCGCGCTGGGCGGTCGCTCACGGAGATTCGGCAAAGCTGGGGCATCGACCTGGAGGAATTCAAGAAACGGCGCGCAACCTTTTTGTTGTACCCGTGAACCTGGAGACTCGCTCACCGAGTGGGTGGGATCGTTTCCCTGGCAACTCGTTAGGTTTTCGTGTGTTTCGTGTGTTTCGTGGGCCCAACTGTTTTCCCGATTCCAGCTCAGTCGAAGATCCACCAGGGATATTCTCCTTCGTCGCGCCTGAGCCCAAATGCGACGCAACAAAGTGTATTCTATCCCACGGTCTGATCAGTAAGGCGTCCGGACCAATTCGTGAGAAATTCGTGCAATTCGTGTCACGAACTTTGGTCCGGGTGCAATGCGCGTCCGAGCAGCCACCACTTCATTCGGTGCCGAAGCTGAAATCGTCGAAGAGGGTCACGCTGTCGGCCTTGGTCCAAACGCCGACGGCTCCCGCTTCCGCGAACGTGGCATCCTCCGCCTCGTAAAGTGGCTTGCCGTTGAAGATGACTTTGAACCGGCTCCCCTCAAACTCCACGCGCAAGGTGTGCCATTGGTTGGCCGGCACCTTGAGGTCCGCGGTCTTGAACTGCGTGCGTTTGCCGTTCTTGAAATGATAAATGCGGACGTTGTCCTCGAGCGCGTTGGCGCGGGCGATGTAGTAATTGTCCGCGTCTT
Proteins encoded in this region:
- a CDS encoding DUF1080 domain-containing protein, giving the protein MLFVQNAPAATTIHFDNAASGSLPAGWIAGVTGKGAPKWSIEKEDSAPSKPGVLKQSGEGTYPWCVKNDVSLKDGYVEVKFKPLSGETDQAGGVVWRWKDADNYYIARANALEDNVRIYHFKNGKRTQFKTADLKVPANQWHTLRVEFEGSRFKVIFNGKPLYEAEDATFAEAGAVGVWTKADSVTLFDDFSFGTE